One stretch of Dyella jiangningensis DNA includes these proteins:
- a CDS encoding EamA family transporter, with the protein MNPRESWLLFALGSAFFAALTALFGKLGVAGINSNLATFIRTIVILLVTAGILSLRNEWVKPTGLPTSSWVFLVLSGIATGLSWLCYYRALQLGPVSKVAPIDKLSVAIAIVLGVLLLGESLSWPLVIGGGLIVAGAIVIAVF; encoded by the coding sequence ATGAACCCACGCGAGAGCTGGCTGCTGTTCGCACTGGGTTCGGCTTTTTTCGCGGCGCTCACCGCGCTGTTCGGCAAGCTGGGCGTGGCGGGCATCAATTCCAACCTCGCTACCTTCATCCGCACCATCGTCATCCTGCTGGTGACGGCCGGCATCCTCAGCCTGCGCAACGAATGGGTGAAGCCCACCGGGCTCCCCACGAGCAGCTGGGTCTTCCTCGTGCTTTCGGGCATCGCCACCGGCTTGTCGTGGCTGTGCTACTACCGCGCGCTGCAGCTGGGGCCGGTGAGCAAGGTCGCGCCGATCGACAAGCTGAGCGTGGCCATCGCCATCGTGCTCGGCGTGCTGCTGCTGGGCGAGTCGCTGAGCTGGCCGCTGGTGATCGGTGGCGGCCTCATCGTGGCCGGCGCAATCGTGATCGCGGTGTTCTGA
- the prmA gene encoding 50S ribosomal protein L11 methyltransferase encodes MPWLELSLTVRSEQQPRVEEALDELGALSITMQDADAETPDEQAIFEPGVGELPLWPTITLNALFEADTDRRGLSEALGDLLPWLEPDHMQFRDVADEDWERAWMDQFKPMAFGRRLWIYPWNIEPPADEDIVVVRLDPGLAFGSGTHPTTALCLAWLDSLDLKGKTVTDFGCGSGILAIAALKLGAASAVGVDNDPQALTASADNAERNEVADRLALFLPEDSMLEAAPAHPSASPADVFIANILAGPLGELAPTFAAAAKPGAPFAISGILQGQEDELLQRYAEWFDDLRVDTLEDWVRISGRRASGR; translated from the coding sequence ATGCCCTGGCTAGAACTCTCGCTCACCGTCCGCTCCGAACAGCAGCCCCGCGTGGAGGAGGCACTCGATGAGCTCGGCGCGCTGTCCATCACCATGCAGGACGCCGATGCGGAAACGCCGGACGAGCAGGCCATCTTCGAGCCGGGCGTGGGCGAGCTGCCGTTGTGGCCGACCATCACGCTCAACGCGCTGTTCGAGGCCGATACCGATCGCCGCGGCCTGAGCGAAGCGCTGGGCGACCTGCTGCCCTGGCTGGAACCGGACCACATGCAGTTCCGCGACGTGGCCGACGAGGACTGGGAACGCGCCTGGATGGACCAGTTCAAGCCGATGGCCTTCGGCCGGCGGCTGTGGATCTATCCGTGGAACATCGAGCCACCTGCCGATGAGGACATCGTGGTGGTTCGGCTCGACCCCGGCCTCGCCTTCGGCAGCGGCACGCATCCAACCACGGCGCTGTGCCTGGCCTGGCTCGACAGCCTGGATCTCAAGGGCAAGACCGTTACCGATTTCGGCTGCGGCTCGGGCATTCTTGCCATCGCCGCACTGAAACTCGGCGCCGCCAGCGCGGTGGGCGTGGACAACGACCCGCAGGCGCTCACCGCTTCGGCCGATAACGCCGAGCGCAACGAGGTGGCCGATCGCCTCGCCCTGTTCCTGCCCGAAGATTCCATGCTGGAAGCCGCTCCTGCGCATCCAAGCGCGTCGCCCGCGGACGTCTTCATCGCCAACATCCTCGCCGGCCCGCTGGGCGAGTTGGCGCCGACCTTTGCCGCCGCCGCGAAGCCCGGCGCGCCGTTTGCGATCTCCGGCATCCTGCAAGGCCAGGAAGACGAACTGCTGCAACGCTACGCGGAATGGTTCGACGACCTGCGCGTGGACACGCTGGAAGACTGGGTGCGCATCAGCGGTCGGCGCGCATCGGGCCGCTGA
- a CDS encoding zinc-ribbon and DUF3426 domain-containing protein: protein MYAQCPDCLTVFSLNTETLAQARGEVVCGHCDAPFDALASLSDQLPPEPFHHLPARNESAPPRLDLAVYRPPVEMPAVAEHTPPQGSAEDFSQLVVAPRFARQKEKRGRRWPWITACALLLLALGAQVAWAKRDFLISDATMGPVLRDACSTLGCRLPLVQDTSKLSLLARDVQAHPSVQGALMITASLRNDADFAQPYPVVSVTLSDANGKRLAMRRLRPGEYLGDANVMQRGLAPGATAALMLEVEDPDGKAVAFEFGFE, encoded by the coding sequence ATGTACGCCCAATGCCCCGATTGCCTGACCGTGTTCTCGCTGAACACGGAAACGCTTGCGCAAGCGCGCGGCGAGGTCGTGTGTGGTCATTGCGATGCGCCGTTCGACGCGCTGGCCAGCCTGAGCGATCAGCTTCCGCCCGAACCGTTCCATCATCTGCCGGCGCGCAACGAATCCGCACCGCCGCGCCTGGACCTCGCCGTCTATCGGCCCCCCGTCGAGATGCCCGCCGTGGCGGAGCACACGCCGCCACAAGGGTCCGCGGAGGATTTCAGCCAGTTGGTGGTGGCGCCGCGCTTCGCGCGGCAGAAGGAAAAGCGCGGCCGCCGTTGGCCCTGGATAACGGCCTGCGCCCTGTTGCTGCTGGCCCTCGGCGCCCAGGTGGCCTGGGCCAAGCGCGATTTCCTGATCAGCGACGCGACCATGGGCCCCGTGCTGCGGGATGCCTGCTCCACCCTCGGCTGTCGCCTGCCGCTCGTGCAGGACACATCCAAGCTGAGCCTGCTTGCGCGAGACGTACAGGCACATCCATCGGTGCAGGGCGCCCTCATGATCACGGCCAGCCTGCGCAACGATGCCGATTTCGCGCAGCCCTATCCGGTGGTGTCGGTCACCTTGTCCGACGCGAACGGCAAGCGCCTCGCCATGCGACGGTTGCGTCCCGGCGAATACCTGGGCGATGCCAACGTGATGCAACGCGGTCTCGCACCCGGCGCCACGGCCGCGCTGATGCTCGAAGTGGAAGATCCCGACGGCAAGGCCGTGGCGTTCGAGTTCGGTTTCGAATAG
- a CDS encoding glutathione S-transferase: protein MRYELYYWTGIQGRGEFVRLALEDAGAEYIDVAREKGDEAIMPFLRGQQPGAQPFAPPFLRAGRQVIAQTANILGFLAPRHGLVPASAASQTYALQLQLTITDIVAEAHDTHHPVAVEKYYEDQRPEARKRSASFREERIPKFLGYFEQILENNDGRHALGRRNSYVDLSLFQLMAGLEYAFPRTMKRLQRRTTRLRALRERVAERPRIAAYLASPRRLAFNEDGIFRHYPELDEA from the coding sequence ATGCGCTATGAGCTCTATTACTGGACGGGCATCCAGGGCCGCGGGGAATTCGTACGACTCGCACTGGAAGACGCGGGTGCGGAATACATCGACGTCGCGCGCGAAAAAGGCGACGAGGCGATCATGCCCTTCCTGCGGGGCCAGCAGCCGGGCGCGCAGCCTTTTGCGCCACCGTTCCTGCGCGCGGGCCGGCAGGTGATCGCACAGACGGCCAATATCCTCGGCTTCCTCGCGCCTCGCCATGGCTTGGTTCCCGCCTCGGCCGCCAGCCAGACCTACGCGCTGCAGTTGCAGCTCACCATCACCGACATCGTCGCCGAGGCGCACGACACGCATCACCCGGTGGCGGTCGAGAAGTACTACGAGGACCAGCGGCCGGAAGCGCGCAAGCGCTCGGCATCCTTCCGCGAGGAACGCATCCCCAAGTTCCTCGGCTATTTCGAGCAGATCCTCGAGAACAACGACGGACGACACGCGCTGGGCCGGCGCAACTCCTATGTGGATCTTTCGCTGTTCCAGCTGATGGCCGGCCTGGAGTACGCCTTCCCGCGCACCATGAAGAGGCTGCAACGCCGCACGACGCGCCTGCGTGCGCTCCGCGAGCGTGTCGCCGAGCGACCGCGCATTGCCGCTTACCTCGCCTCGCCGCGGCGGCTGGCGTTCAACGAAGACGGCATTTTCCGCCACTACCCGGAATTGGACGAGGCATGA
- a CDS encoding bile acid:sodium symporter family protein: MFLRRFFPDRFTCALILTVALASVLPCRGATASAFSVLTDLAIALLFFLHGAKLSREAVVAGMTHWRLHLTVLASTFVMFPVLGVLLRPLLSPLVTPDLYLGVLFLCTLPSTVQSSIAFTSMARGNIPAAICAASASSLLGIFVTPLLVGVLLESHGQAGMSWDAVGAIVLQLLVPFVAGQVAQRWIGRWVGRRRAMLSYVDQGSILLVVYTAFSAAVLQGLWKQMPLPVLGGLLVVNAVLLAIALLMTRYGARLLGFKRADEITIVFCGSKKSLASGVPMAKVLFAGHPLGAIVLPIMLFHQIQLMTCAVLARKYAARPVEVSRKLAETSN, encoded by the coding sequence ATGTTCCTGCGCCGCTTTTTTCCTGATCGCTTCACCTGCGCCCTGATCCTCACGGTGGCGCTTGCCAGCGTGCTGCCGTGCCGCGGCGCGACGGCAAGCGCGTTCAGCGTGCTGACCGACCTGGCCATCGCGCTGTTGTTCTTCCTGCACGGCGCGAAGCTGTCGCGTGAAGCGGTGGTCGCGGGCATGACGCACTGGCGCCTGCACCTCACCGTGCTGGCCAGCACCTTCGTGATGTTTCCTGTGCTGGGCGTGCTGCTGCGCCCACTGCTGTCGCCGCTGGTTACGCCCGATCTGTACCTGGGTGTGCTGTTCCTGTGCACGCTGCCGTCGACGGTGCAGTCGTCGATTGCCTTCACATCGATGGCCCGAGGGAATATTCCCGCCGCCATCTGTGCCGCTTCGGCGTCCAGCCTGCTTGGCATCTTCGTCACGCCATTGCTGGTCGGCGTGTTGCTGGAGTCGCATGGGCAGGCCGGCATGAGCTGGGATGCGGTCGGCGCCATCGTGTTGCAGCTGCTGGTGCCGTTCGTGGCCGGCCAGGTCGCGCAGCGCTGGATCGGTCGCTGGGTGGGGCGGCGTCGCGCCATGCTGTCGTACGTGGACCAGGGCTCGATCCTGCTGGTGGTCTACACCGCTTTCAGCGCGGCAGTGTTGCAGGGCCTGTGGAAGCAGATGCCGTTGCCGGTGCTGGGCGGCCTGCTGGTGGTCAACGCCGTGCTGCTGGCGATCGCCTTGTTGATGACGCGCTACGGTGCGCGCCTGCTTGGTTTCAAGCGTGCGGACGAAATCACCATCGTGTTCTGCGGATCGAAGAAGAGTCTCGCCAGCGGCGTGCCGATGGCGAAGGTGCTGTTCGCAGGCCATCCGCTCGGTGCGATCGTGTTGCCGATCATGCTGTTCCATCAGATCCAGCTGATGACGTGCGCCGTGCTGGCGCGGAAGTATGCGGCGCGGCCGGTGGAGGTGAGCCGCAAGCTTGCCGAGACGTCCAACTGA
- a CDS encoding DUF2782 domain-containing protein — MKSVTWLVVLGMAVASSVLAQSASQFPPAPPPPGINDPGVKAVAPPPPAPATKQSSPATSADTSATLSQPASSSPSSQPRDARGEAPPQVSVHTEGDQTIQEYRRSGQLYMVVVTSRAGITQTYMVDQKGAWTNQAGEPVKPVMYKVMEWGKSKSAEDQDNGGK, encoded by the coding sequence ATGAAATCTGTCACGTGGCTTGTTGTGCTTGGCATGGCGGTCGCATCGAGTGTGCTGGCCCAGTCGGCCAGCCAGTTCCCGCCCGCGCCGCCGCCGCCGGGCATCAATGATCCGGGCGTCAAGGCCGTCGCGCCGCCCCCGCCGGCACCGGCAACCAAGCAGTCCTCGCCCGCGACCTCGGCTGACACCTCGGCGACGCTGAGCCAGCCGGCGTCGTCCTCGCCGTCATCGCAGCCGCGTGACGCACGTGGCGAGGCGCCGCCGCAGGTCAGCGTGCACACCGAAGGCGACCAGACCATCCAGGAATACCGCCGCAGCGGCCAGCTCTACATGGTCGTGGTGACGTCGCGCGCCGGCATCACGCAGACCTACATGGTCGACCAGAAGGGTGCATGGACCAACCAGGCCGGCGAACCGGTGAAGCCGGTGATGTACAAGGTCATGGAGTGGGGCAAGAGCAAGTCCGCCGAAGACCAGGACAACGGCGGCAAGTAA
- a CDS encoding DUF7716 domain-containing protein, with protein MSELLTLPDAIDAITAAFDEGDGWDRYAWVYIRGEITSPDCRLYLSHVADEDDALIDDNGEALPAFAAQHHLRHFLEAADFVEVLFVQRRHKAESSIADFVRALDHYHRHDAFLSSV; from the coding sequence ATGTCCGAACTACTGACTCTTCCCGACGCGATCGACGCGATCACGGCCGCCTTCGATGAAGGCGATGGCTGGGATCGCTATGCGTGGGTCTACATCCGCGGCGAGATCACCTCGCCCGACTGCCGCCTGTATCTCTCGCACGTCGCCGATGAGGACGACGCGCTGATCGACGACAACGGCGAAGCGCTGCCGGCGTTCGCCGCGCAACACCATCTGCGCCATTTCCTGGAAGCGGCTGATTTCGTCGAAGTGCTGTTCGTGCAGCGCCGGCACAAAGCGGAATCCAGCATCGCCGACTTCGTCCGCGCCCTCGACCACTACCACCGCCACGATGCGTTCCTCTCCTCCGTGTAG
- a CDS encoding helix-turn-helix domain-containing protein produces the protein MSVNAVRLPANESPKEHSSQSALSECVTRTVRRYLADIGDTECDEGLHALVIREVEGPLLREVLAWHDGNQSRAAAVLGINRATLRKKLAAHGLL, from the coding sequence ATGTCAGTGAATGCCGTAAGACTGCCTGCCAACGAATCTCCCAAAGAGCATTCGTCGCAGAGCGCGTTGAGCGAATGTGTCACCCGCACCGTACGTCGCTATCTCGCCGACATCGGCGATACCGAGTGCGACGAGGGCCTGCACGCACTCGTCATTCGCGAAGTCGAAGGCCCACTGCTGCGCGAAGTACTGGCCTGGCATGACGGCAACCAGAGCCGCGCCGCCGCGGTGCTCGGCATCAACCGCGCCACGCTGCGCAAGAAGCTGGCCGCGCACGGCCTGCTGTAA
- the accC gene encoding acetyl-CoA carboxylase biotin carboxylase subunit, translating to MLEKVVIANRGEIALRVLRACHSLGIKTVAVHSTADRNLKHVGLADESICIGPAPSVDSYLNIPRIIAAAEITDAQAIHPGYGFLSERADFAEQVEQSGFIFIGPTADVIRLMGDKVEAIRAMKAAGVPCVPGSGGPLGDNVDENIRIARDIGYPVIIKAAGGGGGRGMRVVRTEAHLGNAITMTKQEAKAAFGNDQVYMEKFLENPRHIEIQVLSDGQGNAIWLGERDCSMQRRHQKVVEEAPAPGITPELREQIGKVCVDACIRIGYRGAGTFEFLFEDGRFYFIEMNTRIQVEHPVTELITGIDLVREQLLIAGGEKLSIRQEDIKIQGHAIECRINAEDPDSFLPSPGTVKRFEAPGGPGVRVDTHLYDGYRIPPNYDSMIGKLIVHGPDRETAIARMRLALAETVIEGVKCNIPLQQRIMADVGFQQGGQNIHYLEKRMAEQKEKAATGG from the coding sequence ATGCTCGAAAAAGTCGTCATCGCCAACCGCGGCGAAATCGCCCTGCGCGTGCTGCGCGCCTGCCACAGTCTTGGCATCAAGACCGTGGCGGTGCACTCCACCGCAGACCGCAACCTCAAGCACGTCGGCCTGGCCGACGAGTCGATCTGCATCGGTCCTGCGCCGTCGGTCGACAGCTACCTCAACATCCCGCGCATCATCGCCGCGGCTGAAATCACCGACGCCCAGGCCATCCATCCGGGTTACGGCTTCCTCTCCGAACGCGCCGACTTCGCCGAACAGGTGGAACAGTCGGGCTTCATCTTCATCGGCCCGACCGCGGACGTGATCCGCCTGATGGGCGACAAGGTCGAAGCCATCCGTGCCATGAAAGCGGCCGGCGTGCCGTGCGTGCCCGGCTCGGGCGGCCCGCTCGGCGACAACGTCGACGAAAACATCCGCATCGCGCGCGACATCGGCTACCCGGTGATCATCAAGGCCGCCGGTGGCGGTGGTGGCCGCGGCATGCGCGTGGTGCGCACCGAAGCCCACCTGGGCAACGCCATCACCATGACCAAGCAGGAAGCGAAGGCCGCTTTCGGCAACGATCAGGTGTACATGGAGAAGTTCCTGGAGAATCCGCGGCACATCGAGATCCAGGTGCTGTCCGACGGCCAAGGCAACGCGATCTGGCTCGGCGAGCGCGACTGCTCGATGCAGCGCCGCCACCAGAAGGTGGTCGAAGAAGCGCCCGCGCCGGGCATCACGCCGGAACTTCGCGAACAGATCGGCAAGGTCTGCGTGGATGCATGCATCCGCATCGGCTATCGCGGCGCCGGCACCTTCGAATTCCTGTTCGAAGACGGCCGCTTCTACTTCATCGAAATGAACACGCGCATCCAGGTCGAGCACCCGGTGACGGAGCTGATCACCGGCATCGACCTGGTGCGCGAGCAGCTATTGATCGCCGGCGGCGAGAAGCTTTCGATCCGCCAGGAAGACATCAAGATCCAGGGCCATGCGATCGAGTGCCGCATCAACGCCGAGGATCCGGACAGCTTCCTGCCTTCGCCGGGCACGGTGAAGCGCTTCGAGGCACCGGGCGGCCCGGGAGTGCGCGTGGACACGCACCTGTACGACGGCTACCGCATCCCGCCGAACTACGATTCGATGATCGGCAAGCTGATCGTGCACGGCCCGGATCGCGAAACCGCCATCGCGCGCATGCGCCTGGCACTGGCCGAGACGGTGATCGAAGGGGTGAAGTGCAACATCCCGCTGCAGCAGCGCATCATGGCCGACGTCGGTTTCCAGCAGGGTGGACAGAACATCCACTACCTGGAAAAGCGCATGGCCGAGCAGAAGGAAAAGGCCGCGACCGGCGGCTGA
- a CDS encoding LysR family transcriptional regulator — MNISLRQLRAFLAVARLQHFRRAAESLHLSQPAVSRHVAELESELGLKLFDRNTREVVPTEAGRYLESAIGRVLDELEGVLAHVHSESERRRGKVHVASVPTLSAGLMPPCIAECARRFPELVIQLHDQAQTMVLDSVRGGEVDFGLAIEPPDTGEFDSELILRDPFVLVCRPDHPLATLDRVPWRKLQGQPLILLDYSSGSRRLIDQVFARRGIEPTVVQQTGHTHTAFRMVEAGLGISVSPALSPPPATLVTRPLTPQEHRDVVLLKRRQRSLSPLATVVWEALKGLAARR, encoded by the coding sequence ATGAATATCAGCCTGCGCCAGCTTCGCGCCTTTCTCGCCGTGGCCCGGCTGCAGCATTTCCGGCGCGCGGCCGAAAGCCTGCACCTGAGCCAGCCCGCGGTCAGCCGGCATGTCGCCGAACTGGAAAGCGAGCTGGGCCTCAAGCTGTTCGACCGCAATACGCGCGAGGTCGTACCGACCGAAGCCGGCCGCTACCTGGAGAGCGCGATCGGCCGCGTGCTGGATGAGCTCGAAGGCGTGCTTGCCCATGTGCACTCGGAAAGCGAGCGTCGCCGCGGCAAGGTGCACGTCGCTTCGGTGCCCACGCTATCGGCAGGCCTGATGCCGCCATGCATTGCGGAGTGCGCGCGTCGGTTTCCCGAGCTCGTCATCCAGCTGCACGATCAGGCACAGACCATGGTGCTCGACAGCGTGCGCGGTGGCGAGGTGGATTTTGGCCTGGCCATCGAACCACCCGACACCGGCGAGTTCGACAGCGAGCTCATCCTGCGCGACCCGTTCGTGCTGGTGTGCCGTCCCGACCATCCGCTGGCCACGCTGGATCGCGTGCCCTGGCGCAAATTGCAGGGCCAGCCGCTGATACTGCTCGACTACTCCTCGGGAAGCCGGCGGTTGATCGACCAGGTGTTCGCGCGCCGCGGGATCGAACCGACCGTGGTGCAGCAGACGGGTCACACGCATACGGCGTTCCGCATGGTTGAAGCGGGTTTGGGCATCAGCGTGAGTCCGGCCCTGTCGCCACCGCCCGCCACATTGGTGACGCGTCCGCTGACGCCACAGGAGCATCGCGACGTGGTGCTGCTCAAGCGCAGGCAGCGTTCGTTGTCGCCGCTGGCGACGGTGGTGTGGGAGGCGCTGAAGGGGCTTGCGGCGAGGCGATAA